In Solanum lycopersicum chromosome 5, SLM_r2.1, the following are encoded in one genomic region:
- the LOC101259154 gene encoding nudix hydrolase 2-like isoform X1 codes for MEENRQVFEADEDAYGGMNVHIKDSMDSIKFIAMLRASITQWTNQGKKGVWIKLHIEYSHLVNDAVKEGFWYHHAEATYLMLVYWIPQTPHTIPSNASHRVGIGALVINDNGEVLVVQEKNGTFKGTGVWKLPTGVVDEGEDICDAAIREVHEETGIKAEFVELLAFRQSHKSFFGKSDLFFVCMLKPLSYIIHKQDSEIEGTKWMAIEEYAAQPFIKKHEMFYKIAEICIAKKEDKYNGFSKVLMTSAFSTKRNYLYYNQN; via the exons ATGGAGGAAAATAGACAAGTGTTTGAGGCTGATGAAGATGCATATGGAGGCATGAATGTACATATCAAGGACTCAATGGATTCTATCAAATTCATTGCTATGCTTAGGGCATCCATTACACAATGGACGAATCAG ggAAAGAAGGGTGTTTGGATTAAATTGCATATAGAATATTCCCACCTAGTTAACGATGCAGTCAAG GAAGGATTTTGGTATCACCATGCAGAGGCAACATACTTGATGTTGGTATATTGGATTCCTCAAACTCCTCATACTATTCCTTCTAATGCTTCTCATAGAGTTGGTATTGGGGCTCTTGTTATTAACGATAATGGAGAG GTGCTAGTAGTTCAAGAAAAAAATGGGACATTCAAGGGCACAGGGGTGTGGAAACTGCCTACTGGGGTTGTTGATGAG GGGGAGGATATATGTGATGCTGCTATAAGAGAAGTACATGAAGAAACTGGA ATCAAAGCAGAATTTGTGGAGCTACTTGCATTCAG GCAAAGTCATAAATCATTCTTTGGGAAATCAGATTTATTCTTTGTTTGCATGCTTAAGCCACTCTCTTATATCATCCACAAACAAGATTCCGAAATCGAGGGAACCAAG TGGATGGCAATTGAGGAATATGCAGCACAACCTTTTATAAAGAAGCATGAAATGTTCTATAAAATAGCAGAGATTTGCATAGCAAAAAAAGAGGACAAATATAATGGCTTCTCCAAAGTGCTTATGACTTCTGCATTTTCAACTAAGAGGAATTATTTGTACTACAATCAAAACTAG
- the LOC101259154 gene encoding nudix hydrolase 2-like isoform X2, with translation MEENRQVFEADEDAYGGMNVHIKDSMDSIKFIAMLRASITQWTNQEGFWYHHAEATYLMLVYWIPQTPHTIPSNASHRVGIGALVINDNGEVLVVQEKNGTFKGTGVWKLPTGVVDEGEDICDAAIREVHEETGIKAEFVELLAFRQSHKSFFGKSDLFFVCMLKPLSYIIHKQDSEIEGTKWMAIEEYAAQPFIKKHEMFYKIAEICIAKKEDKYNGFSKVLMTSAFSTKRNYLYYNQN, from the exons ATGGAGGAAAATAGACAAGTGTTTGAGGCTGATGAAGATGCATATGGAGGCATGAATGTACATATCAAGGACTCAATGGATTCTATCAAATTCATTGCTATGCTTAGGGCATCCATTACACAATGGACGAATCAG GAAGGATTTTGGTATCACCATGCAGAGGCAACATACTTGATGTTGGTATATTGGATTCCTCAAACTCCTCATACTATTCCTTCTAATGCTTCTCATAGAGTTGGTATTGGGGCTCTTGTTATTAACGATAATGGAGAG GTGCTAGTAGTTCAAGAAAAAAATGGGACATTCAAGGGCACAGGGGTGTGGAAACTGCCTACTGGGGTTGTTGATGAG GGGGAGGATATATGTGATGCTGCTATAAGAGAAGTACATGAAGAAACTGGA ATCAAAGCAGAATTTGTGGAGCTACTTGCATTCAG GCAAAGTCATAAATCATTCTTTGGGAAATCAGATTTATTCTTTGTTTGCATGCTTAAGCCACTCTCTTATATCATCCACAAACAAGATTCCGAAATCGAGGGAACCAAG TGGATGGCAATTGAGGAATATGCAGCACAACCTTTTATAAAGAAGCATGAAATGTTCTATAAAATAGCAGAGATTTGCATAGCAAAAAAAGAGGACAAATATAATGGCTTCTCCAAAGTGCTTATGACTTCTGCATTTTCAACTAAGAGGAATTATTTGTACTACAATCAAAACTAG